Proteins encoded by one window of Dreissena polymorpha isolate Duluth1 chromosome 11, UMN_Dpol_1.0, whole genome shotgun sequence:
- the LOC127851564 gene encoding uncharacterized protein LOC127851564 → MERVDKLGNIERLCDLQDVERAKSLIKSEVQALQQRNKLLMIADKHGWDTVREYDEHPLADNDDDDAKLRSAIECANRNRRFRPYDVSNRSKDYGASSIPLSSQFFS, encoded by the coding sequence ATGGAGAGAGTGGACAAGTTGGGGAATATTGAACGATTATGTGATTTACAAGACGTTGAGCGGGCTAAATCGCTTATAAAGTCAGAGGTTCAAGCTCTGCAGCAACGCAATAAGTTGCTGATGATAGCAGACAAGCATGGCTGGGACACAGTACGTGAGTACGATGAGCATCCTTTGGctgacaacgacgacgatgatgcaAAACTCCGCAGCGCTATTGAATGTGCTAACCGGAACCGACGATTCCGGCCTTATGATGTCAGCAACAGGTCCAAAGACTACGGCGCCTCCAGCATTCCATTGTCTTCGCAGTTCTTTTCGTAG
- the LOC127849882 gene encoding uncharacterized protein LOC127849882 — protein MTTRKAWEGHDGLAARNAVPVKEQPQHQLQTHTQKNTPRVFREWGEDERLTRTDTKMTTRLVQRTLTGEVAVVKCGKYDKICKNLRGLRIHQARTDCGKSDTKTQRSGGTPGETFEDPSREEPHRTRNLYASENLVSNTQGRQQEEDNHDPLLDLLPPLDDDTPAHAEPAPQVQTSPGDDEKRRPRIAWPKTTDRRAWQELDRDVSAILETTLQGPADRKIRAMTVLIYTVSKERFGLAEKKPEKPAPIMSRRQRLIKQTRKELTSVKRQYGKAKEEQKVGLQQLRSTLRGKLSTLNKAEQTRQRKRNRERQRARFIQNPYQFSKDILDNERSGTVESSMGDIEQHLRNVHSDPSREVPLGDCSRLEPEDPPETPLGTKEPSLSEVQHVVKQARTGSAPGPNGIPYRVYKMCPGILRKLWTLLRVIWRKGKIPDCWKRAEGILAPKEKDSKDIGQFRTISLLNVEGKIFFAVLAKRLTTFLTDNNYVDTMRRAYQCSQPSDSESTREPVWLDLDNAYGSIPHKLIEKALEQYHVPEHVCNLVKDNYRGIKLRFAVGDKTTAWQSLEKGIVTGCTISVVLFVMGMNLIINAAKRETRGPKAATGIYLLPVKGFMHDLTLTAKTHIQARWMLSALEEAATWSRMRFKPRKSRALVIRKGQPTKKFNLTVQGEDIPSIMDSPIKCLGKWYDATLQDGNNIKRIKKQLTEGLKQIDRSGLPGKFKAWFFQKLLLPRLMWPLMLYEVATTVVKGLERTISRHLRKWLGVPPSFSNIGLYGRSNQLQLPLSSLVEEYKVAKARLVMTLKDSRDDMVRRAGVETRTGRKWSASQAVAQAVSRLRHKDIVGTTAVGTQDLGSAESRSWKKADSRTRREMVQAEVRLAEEVRGIRAVVMGCQGAWAKWQTTGKKMTWADIWRSEPLRISFLLRSVYNLLPSPANLHRWGKRDDPTCQLCGKIGTLEHTLSSCQTALTQGRYRWRHDKVLQELADIVERERRKKRTVKETGKMQFVKEGETIKKQQTQAASILDRAQSWEMVVDLKRRLVFPSVVQTTQRPDMVIWSAKDKCLVMVELTVPWESRCDEAMERKTAKYADLQRECKEKGWHTWLFPVEVGVRGFPSKSLWRLFTALGLTGRDRKRAVNRLGDAAERASRWLWLRRDT, from the exons aTGACCACCAGGAAAGCCTGGGAAGGGCACGACGGGTTGGCAGCCCGGAATGCAGTTCCTGTGAAGGAACAACCACAACATCAGCTACAGACTCACACACAGAAGAATACCCCCCGAGTCTTCCGAGAGTGGGGGGAGGATGAGAGACTCACAAGGACGGATACAAAGATGACGACTAGGCTTGTACAACGGACATTGACCGGAGAAGTAGCAGTAGTGAAGTGTGGCAAATATGACAAGATCTGCAAGAATCTAAGGGGACTGCGGATACATCAAGCCAGGACTGATTGTGGGAAATCAGACACCAAGACGCAACGCTCAGGTGGTACACCTGGTGAGACGTTTGAGGATCCAAGTCGGGAAGAACCCCATAGAACTAGGAACCTCTACGCTTCTGAGAATCTGGTTTCAAACACCCAGGGCAGGCAGCAGGAAGAGGACAACCATGACCCTCTTCTTGATCTGCTTCCCCCACTGGACGATGACACTCCAGCACATGCAGAACCAGCACCACAAGTACAAACATCTCCGGGAGATGATGAGAAGAGGCGCCCGCGGATAGCATGGCCCAAGACGACAGACCGGCGAGCGTGGCAGGAGCTAGATCGAGACGTCTCCGCTATACTGGAAACAACCCTCCAGGGTCCAGCTGACCGAAAGATAAGAGCAATGACGGTCCTCATCTATACTGTAAGCAAAGAGAGGTTTGGCTTGGCGGAGAAGAAACCAGAAAAGCCAGCCCCAATCATGAGCAGAAGACAGAGGCTAATCAAACAGACCAGAAAGGAGCTTACAAGTGTAAAGAGGCAGTATGGAAAAGCCAAGGAAGAACAGAAAGTAGGACTCCAACAGTTACGAAGCACTTTACGAGGGAAACTAAGTACTCTCAACAAGGCTGAGCAAACAAGACAGAGGAAAAGGAATAGGGAGAGACAGAGAGCTAGATTCATCCAGAATCCATACCAGTTTTCCAAAGACATCCTTGACAACGAACGATCAGGAACAGTAGAGAGCAGTATGGGGGATATAGAACAGCACTTACGCAATGTCCACAGTGATCCTTCACGGGAGGTTCCACTGGGTGACTGTTCAAGGCTAGAACCAGAAGACCCACCAGAAACTCCTTTGGGCACAAAGGAGCCATCATTGTCTGAGGTACAGCACGTGGTGAAGCAAGCGAGGACAGGCTCAGCCCCAGGCCCGAATGGCATTCCTTATCGTGTCTATAAGATGTGCCCAGGCATACTTCGGAAACTATGGACCCTACTTAGAGTTATTTGGAGAAAGGGCAAAATCCCGGATTGCTGGAAGAGAGCGGAGGGAATACTCGCCCCAAAGGAGAAGGACTCGAAGGATATTGGTCAGTTCCGGACCATTTCTCTGCTCAACGTAGAGGGGAAGATATTCTTTGCAGTCCTAGCCAAGCGACTGACAACGTTCCTTACTGACAACAACTACGTTGATAC GATGCGTCGAGCATACCAGTGTTCTCAGCCAAGTGATTCGGAAAGCACGAGGGAACCAGTGTGGCTAGACCTTGACAACGCTTATGGATCAATACCCCACAAGTTGATTGAGAAGGCACTTGAGCAGTATCATGTACCAGAGCACGTTTGTAACCTGGTAAAAGACAACTACAGAGGCATTAAGCTACGCTTTGCTGTGGGAGACAAGACAACAGCATGGCAAAGCTTGGAGAAAGGCATTGTCACAGGATGCACAATCTCTGTGGTCCTGTTTGTGATGGGTATGAACCTCATCATCAATGCGGCGAAGAGAGAGACACGTGGTCCAAAAGCAGCAACAGGAATCTACCTACTTCCAGTTAAGGGATTCATGCATGACCTCACTCTGACAGCAAAGACCCACATTCAAGCAAGGTGGATGCTTTCGGCCCTAGAAGAGGCAGCAACTTGGTCCAGAATGAGGTTCAAACCCAGAAAGTCCAGAGCACTTGTTATCAGGAAAGGCCAACCTACCAAGAAATTCAATCTGACAGTGCAAGGTGAGGACATACCATCGATAATGGACAGCCCCATTAAATGCCTTGGGAAGTGGTATGATGCTACACTCCAAGATGGGAACAACATCAAGCGCATTAAGAAACAGCTTACTGAAGGGCTGAAGCAGATTGACAGAAGCGGACTACCTGGCAAATTCAAGGCCTGGTTTTTCCAGAAATTACTTCTCCCACGACTGATGTGGCCACTGATGCTTTATGAGGTAGCAACAACAGTGGTGAAAGGACTGGAGAGAACCATTAGTAGGCACTTGCGAAAGTGGCTTGGCGTACCACCCAGCTTCAGCAACATTGGGCTCTATGGACGATCAAATCAACTACAGCTCCCATTGAGTTCGTTGGTGGAGGAGTACAAGGTAGCAAAGGCCAGACTTGTCATGACGCTGAAGGATTCAAGGGATGACATGGTCCGAAGAGCAGGTGTTGAGACCAGGACGGGAAGAAAGTGGTCCGCTAGCCAGGCTGTAGCGCAAGCCGTGAGCCGCCTGCGACACAAAGACATTGTGGGAACAACGGCAGTGGGAACACAAGATCTGGGCTCTGCGGAGTCGAGGAGCTGGAAGAAGGCGGACAGTAGGACAAGGAGGGAGATGGTCCAGGCAGAGGTACGTCTGGCCGAAGAAGTTCGAGGCATAAGGGCAGTGGTAATGGGGTGCCAGGGTGCTTGGGCAAAGTGGCAGACTACAGGAAAGAAGATGACATGGGCGGATATCTGGCGTAGCGAACCTCTGCGCATCAGTTTCCTGCTCAGGTCAGTCTACAACCTGCTACCTTCACCAGCAAACCTGCACAGATGGGGAAAACGTGACGACCCAACCTGCCAACTTTGCGGAAAGATAGGCACGCTAGAACATACACTATCATCTTGCCAGACAGCCCTTACACAAGGAAGatacaggtggagacacgacaaGGTCCTCCAAGAACTGGCAGACATAGTGGAAAGGGAGAGGCGAAAGAAGAGGACTGTGAAAGAGACCGGGAAGATGCAGTTTGTAAAGGAAGGGGAAACTATCAAGAAGCAGCAGACGCAAGCAGCATCGATCCTAGATCGTGCGCAGTCATGGGAGATGGTTGTTGACCTAAAACGAAGGCTGGTTTTCCCAAGTGTAGTCCAAACAACACAACGCCCCGACATGGTGATCTGGTCGGCAAAGGACAAGTGTCTGGTGATGGTTGAACTCACAGTTCCTTGGGAGTCGCGCTGTGATGAGGCGATGGAGAGGAAAACTGCAAAATATGCTGATCTGCAGAGGGAATGCAAGGAGAAGGGGTGGCACACGTGGCTATTCCCAGTGGAGGTCGGCGTCCGAGGCTTTCCGTCCAAGTCTCTCTGGAGACTTTTCACTGCACTTGGCCTGACAGGAAGAGACAGAAAGCGAGCGGTAAACAGACTTGGGGATGCAGCCGAGAGAGCATCGAGATGGCTTTGGCTAAGGAGAGACACGTAG
- the LOC127849881 gene encoding uncharacterized protein LOC127849881: MEKQRNNLQDEIVYLQSQSMRNNLVFSGIPETRTGTFEDAEITLRSFLQEKMKLAKEEAASIQFERVHRSHGTPTPGKTRNIIAKFAFFKDRENVRKRWKELEGTGYRVFEQFPQEVLQKRRQLVPQMKEARRQGKRAYLAYDTLYIDGTPVRA, from the coding sequence ATGGAGAAACAGAGAAATAATTTACAAGATGAAATAGTGTATCTACAATCCCAGTCCATGAGGAACAATTTGGTGTTCAGTGGCATACCGGAAACACGCACCGGCACGTTTGAAGACGCGGAAATCACGCTGCGGTCATTCCTCCAGGAGAAAATGAAATTAGCCAAGGAAGAAGCAGCCTCAATACAGTTTGAGCGTGTGCACCGGTCACATGGGACCCCGACGCCTGGTAAAACTAGAAACATTATTGCCAAATTTGCCTTCTTTAAAGACAGAGAAAATGTGAGGAAGAGATGGAAGGAACTGGAAGGTACTGGTTATCGTGTCTTCGAACAATTCCCTCAGGAAGTCCTGCAAAAAAGACGACAATTGGTGCCACAAATGAAGGAGGCGAGGAGGCAGGGTAAACGAGCGTACCTGGCCTACGACACCCTCTACATAGACGGAACTCCGGTGCGAGCGTAG